One Desulfuromonas acetexigens genomic window carries:
- a CDS encoding nucleotidyltransferase domain-containing protein yields the protein MLEQSVLISVRKYLAALKEMGTDVELAVVFGSQATGKTHLWSDIDLLVVSPLFDDLRDRSAVNLLWRLAARIDSRIEPIPCGSRQWREDDSSAIIEIARREGQILDAA from the coding sequence ATGCTTGAACAATCTGTTCTGATCTCGGTCAGAAAATATCTCGCCGCTCTCAAAGAGATGGGTACCGACGTGGAACTTGCCGTTGTCTTCGGTTCGCAGGCGACGGGAAAGACCCACCTTTGGAGCGACATCGACCTGTTGGTTGTCTCTCCCCTCTTCGACGATCTGCGCGATCGCAGCGCCGTCAATCTGCTCTGGCGCCTCGCCGCCCGGATCGACAGCCGCATTGAGCCGATCCCCTGCGGTTCCCGGCAATGGCGGGAAGACGATTCCAGCGCGATTATCGAAATCGCCCGGCGAGAAGGCCAAATCCTCGACGCAGCCTGA
- a CDS encoding copper resistance protein B, which translates to MRIILFGLALLFTLAAVAQAKTSEHHLTIDRQAVDITGQPVEKITVNGTIPGPTLHFSEGDEAVIHVTNRMDRPTSIHWHGLLLPDAMDGVPGFGGFPGIAPGETFTYRFTIRQNGTYWYHAHSSAQEQDGLYGALIITPRDGDPVAADRDYVVLLSDYSEEDAERIRANLKMDGEYYQNQRRTLFDFFADVRRQGLGPTWATAKAWGLMRMAPTDLADVSGYTFLVNGQTPEVNWTGLFTPGERVRLRFINASAMTFYDVRIPGLKMTLIAADGQPVEPLEIDEFRFGIAETYDVLVTPPEAKAYTIAAESLERAGFALATLAPAPGLKGEIPNQRPRPLLTLADMGMGHAGHDMTPPAAAEPAGHHESMAHHGHGTAPAAMDHAPPPSATDDYATGVPGSGWAESGAPPGTRLLAYQDLRYLGMRKDVQPPEREIEIRLDGNMHRYVWTINGKKFSEAEPIHLAYGERVRLKFVNDTMMAHSMHLHGMFVQLENGQTAAKLPNKHTLIVAPGDTQAAWLTADEPGEWAFHCHMLYHMLAGMMTQVVVAKAAPGTGHTHTMDHAGHADHSRTAHEIAAPKAVTHALKEHGGGIFHAFRLEAGLGQGDGENLAEWDFDGWIGGDEHKLWIKSEGERTAGETEQAEAWLMYSRMIATFWDLQIGARHDFQPTSTAYLVLGIDGLAPFFLETQAHLFLSDEGDVSARLRMEKDVLLTQRLIIQPYLEGELYAQDVRDRSIGAGLADLEIGLQTRYEFSKRFAPYLDLRYERKTGETAAIAKRQGEDRDASVVMLGLKVLF; encoded by the coding sequence ATGAGAATCATCCTCTTTGGTCTCGCCCTGCTTTTCACTCTCGCCGCCGTCGCCCAGGCCAAAACCAGCGAACATCATCTGACCATCGATCGGCAGGCTGTCGACATCACGGGACAACCTGTAGAAAAAATCACCGTCAACGGCACTATCCCCGGGCCGACCCTGCATTTCAGCGAAGGGGACGAAGCCGTCATCCACGTCACCAACCGCATGGACCGGCCGACCTCCATCCACTGGCACGGGCTGCTGCTCCCCGATGCCATGGACGGGGTGCCGGGCTTCGGCGGCTTTCCCGGCATCGCTCCGGGCGAAACCTTCACCTACCGCTTCACCATCCGCCAAAACGGTACGTACTGGTATCACGCCCACAGCAGCGCCCAGGAGCAGGACGGTCTCTACGGCGCCCTGATCATCACCCCCCGGGACGGCGATCCCGTCGCGGCCGATCGCGACTATGTGGTGCTGCTCTCCGACTACAGCGAGGAGGATGCCGAGCGCATCCGCGCTAACCTGAAGATGGACGGTGAATACTATCAGAACCAGCGCCGCACCCTTTTCGACTTCTTCGCCGACGTGCGCCGGCAGGGTCTCGGCCCGACCTGGGCCACGGCGAAGGCCTGGGGGCTGATGCGCATGGCCCCCACCGACCTCGCCGACGTTTCCGGCTACACCTTCCTGGTCAACGGCCAGACGCCGGAAGTGAACTGGACGGGGCTCTTCACCCCCGGCGAGCGGGTGCGCCTGCGCTTCATCAACGCCTCGGCGATGACCTTTTACGATGTGCGCATCCCCGGGCTGAAAATGACCCTGATCGCGGCGGACGGCCAGCCGGTGGAGCCGCTGGAGATCGACGAGTTCCGCTTCGGCATCGCCGAAACCTACGACGTCCTCGTCACCCCACCGGAGGCGAAGGCCTACACCATCGCCGCCGAATCGCTCGAACGGGCGGGCTTTGCCCTCGCCACCCTCGCCCCCGCGCCGGGCCTTAAGGGAGAAATCCCCAACCAGCGCCCCCGCCCGCTGCTGACCCTGGCCGACATGGGCATGGGCCACGCCGGGCACGATATGACGCCGCCGGCGGCGGCCGAACCCGCCGGCCACCATGAGTCCATGGCGCATCACGGCCACGGGACGGCACCGGCCGCCATGGATCACGCCCCACCGCCGTCCGCGACCGACGATTACGCCACCGGCGTGCCCGGAAGCGGTTGGGCCGAAAGCGGCGCGCCCCCCGGAACCCGGCTGCTGGCCTACCAGGATCTGCGTTATCTGGGGATGCGAAAGGATGTCCAGCCGCCGGAACGGGAGATCGAAATCCGCCTGGACGGCAACATGCACCGCTACGTCTGGACCATCAACGGTAAGAAGTTTTCCGAAGCGGAACCGATTCATCTCGCCTACGGCGAGCGGGTGCGGCTGAAGTTCGTCAACGACACGATGATGGCTCACAGCATGCACCTGCACGGCATGTTCGTGCAGCTGGAAAACGGCCAAACAGCCGCCAAACTGCCCAACAAACATACGCTGATCGTCGCCCCCGGCGACACCCAGGCCGCCTGGCTGACCGCCGACGAACCCGGCGAATGGGCCTTCCACTGCCACATGCTCTATCACATGCTTGCCGGCATGATGACCCAGGTCGTCGTCGCCAAGGCCGCACCGGGCACGGGGCACACCCATACCATGGACCATGCCGGGCATGCCGACCACAGCCGGACCGCGCACGAAATCGCGGCGCCGAAGGCGGTGACGCATGCGCTGAAGGAACATGGCGGCGGGATCTTTCACGCCTTCCGGCTGGAGGCGGGGCTGGGACAGGGGGATGGAGAGAACCTGGCGGAATGGGATTTCGACGGCTGGATCGGCGGCGACGAGCACAAACTCTGGATCAAGAGCGAGGGGGAGCGAACCGCCGGGGAGACCGAACAGGCCGAGGCCTGGCTGATGTACAGCCGTATGATCGCGACCTTCTGGGATCTGCAAATCGGCGCGCGGCACGATTTCCAGCCGACCTCAACCGCTTATCTGGTTTTGGGCATCGACGGGCTGGCGCCCTTTTTTCTCGAAACGCAAGCCCATCTCTTTCTCAGCGACGAGGGGGACGTCAGCGCCCGACTGCGGATGGAAAAGGATGTTCTCCTCACCCAGCGCCTGATCATCCAGCCCTATCTCGAAGGGGAACTGTACGCCCAGGATGTCCGTGACCGAAGCATCGGCGCCGGCCTCGCCGACCTCGAAATCGGCCTTCAGACCCGCTATGAATTCTCCAAAAGATTCGCGCCCTACCTCGACCTGCGCTACGAACGCAAAACCGGCGAAACCGCCGCCATCGCGAAAAGACAGGGCGAGGACCGTGATGCGAGTGTTGTTATGCTGGGATTGAAAGTGCTGTTTTGA
- a CDS encoding REP-associated tyrosine transposase yields the protein MARQLRIEYPGAVYHVTSRGNAGHDIFADDGDRAAFLKVLQTVVGRFRWRCHAYCLMGNHYHLLIETPEPNLSRGMRQLNGVYTQAYNRRHEQAGHVMQGRFKAILVEKESYLLQLCRYIVRNPVAARLTKKVEDWPWSSFQATAGLVPAPTWLEIDWILGQFGETREAAQAHYRQFVAAAPKDDRPWDELTGRIFLGGADFAHKLMDLLDDRQTPTEIPREQRLALRPPLEELFSDEVIGDRAERNLRMRRAHVDFGYSLKEIGDFLGIHYATVSRMVKKVEEEMAGSKTPA from the coding sequence ATGGCCCGACAATTACGCATCGAATATCCCGGCGCGGTCTATCATGTCACCTCGCGGGGCAACGCCGGCCACGATATCTTCGCCGATGACGGCGACCGCGCGGCCTTTCTCAAGGTGCTGCAAACCGTTGTCGGCCGCTTCCGCTGGCGCTGCCACGCCTATTGCCTGATGGGCAACCACTATCATCTGCTCATCGAAACCCCCGAACCGAACCTGTCGCGAGGGATGCGCCAGCTCAACGGCGTCTACACCCAGGCCTACAACCGCCGCCACGAGCAGGCCGGGCACGTCATGCAGGGGCGCTTCAAGGCGATTCTGGTCGAAAAGGAAAGCTACCTGCTGCAACTGTGCCGCTACATCGTCCGCAACCCGGTCGCCGCCAGGCTGACCAAGAAGGTGGAGGATTGGCCCTGGAGCAGCTTTCAGGCCACGGCCGGGCTTGTGCCCGCGCCGACCTGGCTGGAAATCGACTGGATTCTTGGCCAGTTCGGTGAAACCCGGGAAGCGGCGCAGGCCCATTACCGGCAGTTCGTCGCCGCCGCGCCGAAGGACGACCGCCCCTGGGATGAGCTGACCGGACGGATCTTTCTCGGCGGCGCCGATTTCGCCCACAAGCTGATGGACCTGCTGGATGATCGGCAGACGCCGACGGAAATCCCCCGTGAGCAGCGCTTGGCGTTGCGGCCGCCGCTGGAGGAGCTTTTCTCGGATGAGGTCATCGGCGACCGGGCCGAGCGCAATCTACGGATGCGCCGGGCGCATGTGGATTTCGGTTATTCCCTCAAGGAGATCGGGGATTTTCTGGGCATCCACTACGCGACGGTCAGTCGGATGGTTAAAAAGGTGGAAGAGGAAATGGCGGGTTCAAAGACCCCGGCTTGA
- a CDS encoding type II toxin-antitoxin system Phd/YefM family antitoxin, which produces MLQTTYTNARANFAGLCDEVTENREIVVIRRRKGSPVAMIAADELQSLVESAYLMRSPRNAERLLSALERALKGGGEASSLNSLRAEVGLED; this is translated from the coding sequence ATGCTGCAAACGACCTATACCAACGCCAGGGCGAATTTCGCCGGACTCTGTGACGAAGTCACCGAAAACAGAGAGATCGTCGTCATTCGTCGCCGCAAGGGAAGCCCTGTCGCGATGATTGCCGCCGATGAATTGCAAAGCCTGGTGGAAAGCGCCTATCTGATGCGCTCTCCTAGAAATGCCGAGCGACTGCTTTCCGCCTTGGAACGCGCATTGAAGGGGGGCGGAGAGGCCTCTTCCCTGAATTCGCTCCGTGCCGAGGTCGGGCTTGAAGACTAG
- a CDS encoding enoyl-CoA hydratase-related protein — MEYVNLLVEIADEIALLTVNRPQALNALNLETLKELRHFFSAVQEDAGVKVVIVTGAGEKAFVAGGDLAGMALMGPLAARESALLAQEVLNRIEQGRKPVVAAVNGYALGGGCELAMACDLRIAAEHARFGQPEVNLGIIPGWGGTQRLPRLVGKGRALELLLTGEMIDAAEAWRIGLVNRVVPAERLLEEARALAGKIAGKGQVAVRLCKEAVVNGLELESLRAAAMEADLFALCFATADQKEGMRAFLEKRTACFRNE; from the coding sequence ATGGAATATGTCAATTTGCTGGTGGAGATCGCCGACGAGATCGCCCTGCTCACCGTCAACCGGCCGCAGGCGCTCAATGCCCTGAATCTAGAAACCCTCAAGGAACTCCGGCACTTTTTCTCGGCGGTGCAGGAGGACGCGGGGGTCAAGGTGGTGATCGTCACCGGCGCCGGGGAGAAGGCCTTTGTCGCCGGTGGCGACCTGGCCGGGATGGCGCTCATGGGGCCGCTGGCGGCGCGGGAGAGCGCGCTCCTCGCCCAGGAGGTGCTCAACCGTATCGAGCAGGGGCGCAAGCCGGTGGTCGCGGCGGTCAACGGTTACGCCCTGGGCGGCGGTTGCGAGCTGGCCATGGCCTGCGACCTGCGGATCGCGGCGGAGCACGCCCGCTTCGGCCAGCCCGAGGTCAATCTCGGCATCATCCCCGGCTGGGGCGGCACCCAGCGTCTGCCGCGTCTGGTGGGCAAGGGCCGGGCGCTGGAACTGCTCTTGACCGGCGAGATGATCGACGCCGCCGAGGCCTGGCGCATCGGCCTGGTCAACAGGGTGGTGCCGGCGGAGCGGCTGCTGGAGGAGGCGCGGGCGCTGGCGGGGAAGATCGCCGGCAAGGGGCAGGTGGCGGTGCGGCTGTGCAAGGAGGCGGTGGTCAACGGGCTGGAACTGGAAAGCCTGCGCGCCGCCGCCATGGAAGCGGATCTCTTCGCCCTCTGTTTCGCCACGGCGGACCAGAAGGAGGGGATGCGGGCCTTTCTGGAAAAGCGGACGGCGTGCTTCCGGAACGAATAG
- a CDS encoding Txe/YoeB family addiction module toxin, translated as MKTRARDAVFQPEFREDLRYWVETDRKLALRAFDLIEAVMRDPFSGIGKPEPLKYLASGAWSRRLTQEHRIVYLVRDDRIDFLQARYHY; from the coding sequence TTGAAGACTAGAGCGCGGGATGCCGTTTTCCAACCCGAATTCCGCGAAGACTTGCGGTATTGGGTCGAGACCGATCGCAAGCTTGCGTTACGCGCCTTCGATCTGATCGAAGCCGTCATGCGCGACCCCTTCTCCGGCATCGGCAAGCCGGAACCGCTCAAATACCTGGCGAGCGGCGCATGGTCAAGACGCCTGACTCAAGAGCATCGGATAGTCTATCTCGTCAGGGATGACCGCATCGATTTCCTCCAGGCGCGCTACCATTATTGA